A genome region from Pyrenophora tritici-repentis strain M4 chromosome 9, whole genome shotgun sequence includes the following:
- a CDS encoding Myosin-tail-1 multi-domain protein, with product MICGQKNDILSGVSRILRTKQAETSMLLTEKEHLQKTNDDLNERFSKSNNELESVKKSLSTAETQLQDNQAESIRLTSKAKADVKLLQDDLAGLQNQLQTKKTEINKLQADLQESTKAAGLELEQAREDARFGDEKAKKAQEGLQVIVQDLESQLKQTRADRDDEKAMHLQLQAELHKSIGNLQTVITLDGVQNEQDQDAAWQLNSRLQKTMDTVQAELTQTKADFQTATAQIEQLNTDLENA from the coding sequence ATGATCTGCGGTCAAAAGAATGACATCTTATCGGGTGTCTCACGTATACTTCGGACCAAGCAAGCCGAGACCTCTATGCTTCTGACCGAAAAAGAACATCTCCAGAAAACTAATGACGATCTCAATGAGAGATTCTCGAAGTCCAACAACGAGTTGGAATCTGTCAAGAAGTCGCTGAGTACGGCAGAAACGCAGCTACAGGACAACCAAGCAGAGTCAATTCGTCTCACCAGCAAGGCTAAAGCCGACGTGAAGCTGCTACAGGACGACCTTGCTGGGTTACAGAACCAGTTACAGACGAAAAAAACAGAAATCAACAAGCTCCAAGCCGACCTGCAAGAGTCGACCAAAGCTGCGGGCCTCGAGCTTGAACAAGCTCGAGAAGATGCAAGGTTCGGCGATGAAAAAGCCAAGAAAGCTCAAGAAGGACTGCAGGTGATCGTTCAAGATCTGGAAAGCCAGCTTAAGCAAACAAGAGCGGATAGAGATGACGAAAAAGCCATGCATCTTCAACTCCAGGCCGAACTACACAAATCTATCGGCAATCTTCAAACTGTGATCACACTGGATGGTGTACAGAACGAACAAGACCAAGACGCCGCATGGCAATTGAACTCGAGGCTACAGAAAACCATGGACACTGTCCAGGCTGAGCTTACGCAGACAAAAGCCGACTTCCAAACAGCTACCGCCCAGATTGAACAGCTTAATACGGACTTGGAGAACGCTTAA
- a CDS encoding Trichoplein domain containing protein, with the protein MLQALLDGTLPQKVEVGDQSHSRLRAYFDDALFDDYLKAVSTKSRPPPISTWALRSKGNNSPAFYVRCFISDIGDSPTPRQFRTIIACTRQYISGDPDHAKLCLRIDNESRANRSDEEDITHGRHYFLAGSARGVEIIATFCGALEGLLNEGDDHTQDIPFPHMFKYIKYTEKEGAHNKPIFKWKTYVIGYPISVDECKLGKELFARLTESYFNSDIGFNIAPAGLSVHSATAITDGAWLRFRKIREEKQLSRMEKLVQERKQRVENLTRDERTKDGKIEKAIQDLRAVQRQTQDMCTDPEMRAAKVRHDEAFWERMTATQKDIQEQEKDIQEQEEAIERE; encoded by the exons ATGCTGCAGGCACTTCTAGATGGCACCCTGCCCCAGAAAGTCGAAGTGGGAGACCAATCGCACAGCCGATTACGGGCCTACTTCGACGACGCCCTTTTCGATGATTATCTCAAAGCTGTGAGCACGAAATCGAGACCTCCACCTATCAGCACTTGGGCTCTAAGATCGAAAGGGAACAACAGTCCTGCCTTCTACGTACGGTGTTTTATCAGCGACATTGGCGACTCTCCTACACCAAGACAATTTCGAACGATCATCGCTTGTACGCGACAGTACATATCAGGAGACCCAGACCATGCCAAGCTATGTCTTCGCATCGACAACGAGTCTCGGGCCAACCGCTCCGACGAGGAAGATATCACCCACGGCCGCCACTATTTTCTCGCGGGCAGCGCACGGGGTGTGGAGATCATCGCGACCTTTTGCGGAGCATTGGAAGGACTACTCAACGAAGGCGACGATCATACGCAAGACATACCGTTTCCGCACATGTTCAAGTATATCAAATACACAGAGAAGGAAGGCGCCC ATAACAAGCCCATATTCAAGTGGAAAACATACGTTATCGGATACCCAATCAGCGTCGACGAGTGCAAACTCGGGAAGGAGCTGTTCGCCCGTTTGACAGAAAGTTACTTCAACAGTGACATCGGCTTCAATATCGCACCCGCAGGCCTCAGCGTACATTCAGCAACCGCTATAACAGACGGAGCATGGCTTCGGTTCCGCAAGATTCGAGAAGAGA AACAGTTGTCGCGCATGGAAAAGCTCGTTCAGGAACGCAAGCAGCGTGTCGAAAATCTTACAAGAGATGAACGTACAAAAGATGGAAAGATCGAGAAAGCGATACAGGATTTGCGTGCGGTGCAGCGTCAAACACAAGACATGTGCACAGACCCAGAAATGCGGGCCGCTAAGGTGCGCCACGATGAAGCCTTCTGGGAACGTATGACCGCTACGCAAAAGGACATCCAGGAACAAGAAAAGGACATCCAGGAACAAGAGGAAGCGATAGAACGGGAATGA